A stretch of DNA from Desulfosarcina ovata subsp. ovata:
GACGTACTGGACCTACGATCAAGATGGAGAAGTCCGAGTGATGCAGCGCACTGCGCGTAAGAAGTTGCAAAGTGCCTGCCGCCGCATCAAAGATTGGATTAAGCGCAACCGTCATTTGAAAGGGATAAAATTCATAACGGCACTAAACCGTCGATTGCACGGTCATTACAATTATTACAGCGTGGTCGGCAACTCGAAGTCGTTGTGGAAGTTTTACAGTTGGGCGGTCGAATGTGCATTCAAGTGGCTGAATCGTCGAGGTGGGAAGCGGAGGAGCTTTACTTGGAAAGTTTTCCTTAGTGCTATTGAGCGCCTCGGGATTGCGAAACCCAAGCTACCAGTATCGACCAAGCGACATCGGGTGTTTTCCTGAAGCGGATGCTTTACGCGAAAGCGAGTACAACCGAGGAACCGGATGCGGGAAAACCGCACGTCCGGGACTGTGCGGGGGGCGCTGGGTAACCGGCGTTCCTAACGCGAGAGGGCAGCTCTTGTTTTTGTATTTCAATTTTTTATTGCGAGTTTTTGGTTCTGTTCCCGCTTGAAATGGATGCACAGAATTTGTAATTGATATCATTGCTTGGAATGTGCGGGTTCTTTTTGTTTGTCGGCTTTTTCGCAAGCCTGTTTCGACATCGTCGATTTGCGCCCTTCATTCTTTTCGGGCCGGGCTTGTCCGGCGTAAACCGAGCACCTCGTTTTCATCTTCCATGAAATCTCGGTGCCCCAACAAGTCGCTTAAGCGGGACCGGGAAAAGCGGTGGCATTTTTGAGCGTCATCATTTACTGAAATCTCGGGGTGTTCTGAACCCAGGGCAGTGCCCATTTCCCGGCCCCTTACCTCGGCCGATATCCTCCTAAAAAATACCAAGGCAACAACAAAAAAAATTGACTTAGCATTATAATTGGACTAGACTGACTAGTGTCAAACAACACGATCAACAGGAGGTTTCATGAATACATCATGGAAATTACAAGACGCTAAGGCAAAATTCAGTCAGGTTGTCGAAAATGCTTTGAAAATGGGGCCTCAGTATGTAACGCGTAGAGGCCGGGAAGCCGTAGTTGTCTTATCCGTTAAAGAATATCAAAAAATAACCACCCCTAAACCAACACTGAAAGAGTTCCTTTTAAATTGCCCCAAAATGGATGATGGTTTTGAATTTGAAAGACAAAAAGATTATCCGAGGGATGTGGAATTTTGAATTATTTATTAGACACTTGTGTGATATCAGAATTGGTCAAAGCAACTCCAAATGGAAACGTCATAAATTGGATAAGCCATACACCGAATGAAAGACTATTCTTATCTGTCATAACCATTGGAGAGATACGAAAAGGTATTACCAAACTTCCGGACTCAAAAAAGAAACATCGGCTTACAGATTGGCTTAATACATTATTGGAAAATTACGAGGAAAGAATCTACCCTGTTGATTTAGCTGTTGCAGAGAGTTGGGGAAGTATCCAGGGAAAAGCTGAGAATAACGGTACTCCTGTCGCCTCCGTTGACAGTTTGATCGCAGCTGTGGCCCAAACACACAATTTAATTGTCGTAACAAGAAACGAAAAAGATTTTGCTGCAACCAATGTTACAATAGTGAATCCATGGAAAAATAAAGGATAACAAAACGCTGGAGAGGGACCAGGCTTACAGAGCGACCTTTCGGGAGTGCCTGGTTCAGGAAAATTTAACCTTTTATTGGAGCTTTTAGGGGTTAAAAGCCTGGCCCCTCAGCTTCCCGTTCGGGTGCGACACGATGTCGCACAATTGGCTGATTGGCAAGGCCGTCACGGTGCCTTGACCAATCCCAGCATTCCCCTGCTGGTACCCTAGGAGGCATGCTTGCTGCGCGCTGTGCAGTTGGTATGGAGCCCTTTTCGACAATGTACCAAATCCCGCGTTTACGGGAGGGGTGGAAACCGTGAGGTGGATACCTTCCTGGAAGCCTCATCCGGGTAAGGGCTAGGGTCGGAGTGATATGGTTAATTTAATGTGAATGCCGTCAAGCATCGTCAACGAGAACAAGCCAAAGAGGCTGGCAGGCTTGGACCAAACGGTATCGCGGTCAGGTTATGGGTTTCCTAACTGCCCATACGGGGATGTTGTGCCGCCGGTGTAGAAGGCAAACCTAAGTCACTCGCAAATTGGCAATTGTGTGGAACGTGGAAACCCCGTATCTCCGCCGTGATGTCTCCGGCAGGCGAAACCGCAAGGCACGCTGTTGGGGATGCGGGCGTAAGAAGCAGGAAAAAGCGAATGCCGGTCTGTAATGGACCGGATACGGGTTCGACCCTGTCCCGGCCCGAAAGGGAGCTGACGTCCTGCAGGTGTTCCATCGCGTGAAAACCGGGAGAACCGCATTCATGAAGGAAAGCAAATGACGGCGTCCTTATGGACAGCTGATGCGCCTTCGAGCTTATGGCATTGTGGCTGTCAGTAAGTATCGCGAAGTCGGAGTCGTTTTATTAACCCCGGCGGGTAGTCTCACAAAGGCTGGCCTTTCGGAATGCTTGAGCCGTATGACGGGAAACTGTCACGTACGGTTCTGAGGGGGCTTGGGGATGGCAACATCCCCCGGCTACCCGATCAATCAAGCAAGGAGGTTAAATGAAAACTCAAATGAAAAACTTTTTAAGTCTATGTTTAGCATTCGCCTCAATTTCGGCTTGTGCAATCTCAAATGAAGGAGCTACAGATTTTAGGTATTACAATACTATCGACAATAAGCTGGTAAAATATATTAAACCAAATGAAGTTACAGCATCTCAAATCAAAGAAGGTAAAGCATTAGTAGTATCAATAAAACAAGCATATATTGAAGATTTTACTGAATGGCCTTCCCCGTTAAGAATTGCCCGTTTTGAACCAGCAAATGGTGAAATAGCAATTGTAGTCAACGCATTTGAACAAGGTAATAGTAGCTTAAATTTTGGACCGAAAGGATTAGAAAATGCTCGCGTTGTCTTTTTCTCTGATGATGTTTGGGAAGGTCAATATTTAAATTTATCTAACTTGAGTACAATATATGGCCCACTTAAATACAATGGAAATAATTTTATCATTGATCTTTATGTCGTGGAATTTGATCAGCCAGGAGATCAACTAAAACAACTTGTGACAAATCTTGCTGAGTTAGGCACAACATTTTATCCTCCCGCATCACCTATTGCGGGGGCATTATCTAAGTTGGCGGGCAGCCTTATTACAGACCAACAAGAAGACAGGATTTTTCACTATACTCTAGAACTAAAACCAGTTGGAGGAGATTTAAATCTCGATACAGGAATTTTATTAACTGGCAATTATGCATTTATACGAGAAGGCAATCGAAAAAAAGTAACAAATTGGGCTGATTTAGTAATAAATCCCAAAACTGGTCGTATTGTATATAAAAATAAAGAGATTGATACTCTTAACACAAATGGAGGCGATAATAAAGTTTCATGTAATTGCACAGATGAAGAACTGCCATCCGAGTGTTATTACAGTGAAAATACATACATTGTTATAGAAGTAAATAAAGCTATATCTTCTTTAAAAAATGATACTCAACAAATGATATATAAAGAACTCGTTAGCGAATTATCAGATACATCTCCAGCAATTTTCAAAACTGCTCTTCCTGAGGATGCTTTGAAAAATTTAGCAGGCGGTGTCGCAGAATTAAGAAATGCAGATAAAATTAATAAAGAAATTGACATATTAAGTTCTACCAATAATACACTTGACTCTAACAACACAGCATTATCTAGTTTCCTTGATTTTTGGTTCTCAATCGAAGACAGCGAAGAAGGTAAAAATATATCAAAATATAAAATTGATTCTATAGAAGAGCAACTGATTGAAAGAAAAATAGGTGAGTTAGTAGCTTCATGTGAAAGTAACCAAGATACAATAATATCAATCATGGACATTATGAGGTCAAGAGCGACTGAACTAAACGATACTAATAGAGGAAAAATTATCCCCGCTCTTTCCTGTAAACATAAATAGGGTGAAAGCCAAACAAAACGCTGCAGGCCGAACCGGGGTGATAGCGGCCTTTTGAAAGTGATTGGTTTTTGAGAAAACTTAGACAATATGGTTGAACGTTAGCCACCGCGGCAATAAAAAGGCCTGCCAAACCTTGAAAACGTGGGTTATAGTAAGCGTTCGTTAACAACCCTAACTACAGAGCCAAAATCAAGGAGGCAGGCCGTGAAAAAGATTGTAAAGTATGTTGGTTTGGATGTCCACAAAGATTCGATTACCATTGCTATCGCCGATGAAGGACGTGACGGAAACGTTCGAGTGTATGGAAAAATCAGCAACGACCTGGGGCAGATTGATAACGTCATGCGAAAACTGATTTCACAAAACGCCGAATTGCATTGTGTTTATGAAGCAGGTCCATGCGGATATCCAATCTACAGGCATTTAACAAGCAAGGGAATCGATTGCGTTGTCGTTGCTCCGGCGCTGATCCCCAAAAAAACCGGTGATCGGGTTAAAAACGATCGCCGAGATGCAACCCACCTGGCGACGCTCCACCGTTCCGGAGAACTGACGCCGGTGTATGTCCCCGATCAGGCCGATGAAGCACTTCGTGACCTGGTACGTGCACGAAAAGACATCCAAATATCGCTCCGCAAAGTCAAACAACAGATCAATGCCTTTTTATTGCGACAAGGGATCAATTATCCAGGTAAAAGCAAATGGAGTAAAGCGCATTTAAATTGGCTGGCGGATCTGAAGATGCCGCATCCGGCCCAGCACATTGCCCTTACCGAATACCTGGACGCCATGGGAGACCATGAGGCCCGCGTTAAGCGCATCGAAAAAGCGATTGAGCAATGTTGCCAAACCAGTCGATTGCTTCCGGTTATCGAGGCTCTGCAAGCGCTCAGGGGGATTTCTTTGCTCAGCGCGGTGACCGTCGTCGCTGAACTGGGGGATCTGAGCCGTTTCGATACGCCGGCACAGCTGATGGCCTATTTGGGTCTGATCCCATCGGAGCATTCAAGCGGTGGCACCATCAAAAAAGGCCCCATTACCAAAACCGGCAATACCCATGCCCGCAGGACGTTGATCGAATCGGCTCAGGCCTATCGTATGCCGGCCCGGAAAAGTAAGGCGATCCGTAAACGCCAGGAAGGCTTGCCGGACGATGTTTTGGATATTGCCTGGAATGCACAGCTACGACTATGCCACCGCTACCGCAGGTTGATTGCAAAGGGCAAAAACCATAACGTGGTCATCACCGCGATTGCACGCGAGTTGGCCGGTTTCATCTGGGCCATTGCCCGGGCTGTTCCAATCGTGGCCGCTGAAAGATGATTTGTTATAGCGTGGAAACCCAGGCCTATCAAGGCCAAGCCCTAAAGGGTGCTCCCTAAGGTCGCAGCCTTGACAGCCCTGACTTTCCACGCTGGGTGGGAATTAGCGACGGCGAGAGAAGCGCGACTGTTGCTCCGGCTCAAGAAGCTGGATAAGTACTTCTCTATAATCGATGATGCAAATAGAAAAAGAACTTATTGATTTTAAAAATGCTCAAGAAAGGATCGGCTTTATCAAAGAACAAATATAGCCATCGAGCTTTTGGATAGGGGCGCGGTCGCGGTTTGGAGAACCCTCGAAAAAGCTATCGGAATAGGCCTTCAGGCCGAAACTCCCGTCTTTAGACCGAGGCAGCTCCACGACGAAGCCTAGTCAGGCGGTATCCAACCCGCGAATATCAGAGTGCTCTACCGTCGTTATTGCAGACCCCGCCTCTATCCAAACGCTCGATGAAAATTATTGGCCCAAGTTTTTTGGGTATGGATAGGTTTTTCTCTTGACAAGTGTTCAACCATATCAGCTTTTACAACCTGCTCGGCTGTATGCCCCGGTCGGCTGAGCTCCCCGTTGCCTTTGTACAGGAAGCATGAGATGACTAATAAAAATAAAGAATTTTATTTATCTGTAATATCAATAGCAATAGCTGCTTCTGCTGTTGTCTTGT
This window harbors:
- a CDS encoding type II toxin-antitoxin system Phd/YefM family antitoxin, which gives rise to MNTSWKLQDAKAKFSQVVENALKMGPQYVTRRGREAVVVLSVKEYQKITTPKPTLKEFLLNCPKMDDGFEFERQKDYPRDVEF
- a CDS encoding reverse transcriptase domain-containing protein codes for the protein MVSPVLANVYLHFALDLWFEKVVKAHCKGAAMIIRYADDFVCAFQYRGEAKWFFEMLPDRLGKFGLSVAPEKTGMMRFSRFHPSRSRRIVFLGFETYWTYDQDGEVRVMQRTARKKLQSACRRIKDWIKRNRHLKGIKFITALNRRLHGHYNYYSVVGNSKSLWKFYSWAVECAFKWLNRRGGKRRSFTWKVFLSAIERLGIAKPKLPVSTKRHRVFS
- a CDS encoding IS110 family transposase, which codes for MKKIVKYVGLDVHKDSITIAIADEGRDGNVRVYGKISNDLGQIDNVMRKLISQNAELHCVYEAGPCGYPIYRHLTSKGIDCVVVAPALIPKKTGDRVKNDRRDATHLATLHRSGELTPVYVPDQADEALRDLVRARKDIQISLRKVKQQINAFLLRQGINYPGKSKWSKAHLNWLADLKMPHPAQHIALTEYLDAMGDHEARVKRIEKAIEQCCQTSRLLPVIEALQALRGISLLSAVTVVAELGDLSRFDTPAQLMAYLGLIPSEHSSGGTIKKGPITKTGNTHARRTLIESAQAYRMPARKSKAIRKRQEGLPDDVLDIAWNAQLRLCHRYRRLIAKGKNHNVVITAIARELAGFIWAIARAVPIVAAER
- a CDS encoding type II toxin-antitoxin system VapC family toxin, yielding MNYLLDTCVISELVKATPNGNVINWISHTPNERLFLSVITIGEIRKGITKLPDSKKKHRLTDWLNTLLENYEERIYPVDLAVAESWGSIQGKAENNGTPVASVDSLIAAVAQTHNLIVVTRNEKDFAATNVTIVNPWKNKG